A genome region from Triticum aestivum cultivar Chinese Spring chromosome 2B, IWGSC CS RefSeq v2.1, whole genome shotgun sequence includes the following:
- the LOC123039086 gene encoding uncharacterized protein — translation MVRKKVPLRYIGEDSTRRRTYETRRNYLTKKVGELGILCNTKACVLVYDEGASEPYVYPSHAEAVEILNRYKAMPNMPQFKKEIHQSLVERIAKTNPQLPVFQPQVPYVTGGVNMGPPSMYQASSQQQAGGQPSFFQPQPQAPYIAGSADMGPPAMYQAPPHQQEGWKPPVFQPQAQYVTGSVDMGPPRMYQALQQQEGWRNLVRSDEDHSALVYNGNGYSTGGHDGVGTSSSASFPLDDMMSFLDDMEFELS, via the exons ATGGTTCGCAAGAAGGTGCCCCTCCGGTACATCGGCGAGGACTCCACCCGTCGTCGTACCTACGAGACACGTCGCAACTACCTAACGAAGAAGGTGGGCGAGCTAGGCATCCTATGCAACACCAAGGCATGCGTTCTGGTGTATGACGAGGGCGCATCGGAGCCGTATGTTTACCCGTCCCATGCCGAGGCGGTGGAAATCCTGAATCGGTACAAGGCCATGCCGAACATGCCACAGTTCAAGAA GGAGATCCACCAGAGCCTCGTTGAGCGCATCGCTAAAACCAACCCGCAGCTGCCGGTCTTCCAGCCCCAAGTACCATACGTCACCGGCGGCGTCAACATGGGGCCTCCGTCGATGTATCAAGCGTCGTCGCAGCAGCAGGCGGGCGGGCAGCCATCGTTCTTCCAGCCCCAG CCCCAGGCGCCATACATCGCTGGCAGCGCCGACATGGGGCCTCCGGCGATGTATCAGGCGCCGCCGCACCAGCAGGAGGGCTGGAAGCCACCAGTCTTCCAGCCCCAGGCGCAGTACGTCACCGGCAGCGTCGACATGGGGCCTCCGCGGATGTATCAGGCATTGCAGCAGCAGGAGGGCTGGCGTAACTTGGTGAGATCCGACGAGGACCATAGCGCCCTGGTCTATAATGGAAATGGCTACAGTACTGGTGGCCACGACGGCGTCGGCACCAGCTCGAGCGCCAGCTTCCCCCTCGATGATATGATGTCATTCTTGGACGATATGGAGTTCGAGTTGTCGTGA